The Hyphomonas sediminis genome contains a region encoding:
- a CDS encoding TonB-dependent receptor encodes MHHRTGLAALAAALLAPCALAEMPQRLEPVEVYGDRPREAPGARSVLDAQLIADTAADRPAEILNQAPAVNIQMNSGQEHLISIRSPVLTGGAGQGSFLILENGVPIRSPAFGNVNSLIEPHHEIADAIEIIRGPASAKYGSNAVHGLLNFILPDASSPQSHRLSYNTLDRWRADASVNLGSATRLNLSLMDDAGWRDDTASQQQKLSLVTDASFGEWGTSIWLAASSLNQETASFIQGPDAYKDRDLAKTNPNPEAFRDAWSARLGARLSRELGPGTLTLTPNIHTQAMIFSQHFLPYGGIEKNGHTGGGVLARYEFAPTGPVQWRIGADTDFATGYLREIQPGPHPSPNFPQGIHYDYTVDTAVFALWAEADWQLAGDLRLLAGLRGETHGYHYTTRAPAGINGRFNVPADRSDDFSFLTPKLGLVWDRSWGALYANYARGARAPQVSDLYRLQSLQLPGQINAETLDSLELGARGALLYGHLTFDVAAWWMEKENFFFRDSDGLNVPDGSTRHYGVDAEASLRLTDYLSLSGNLAWSEQTYTFNRPVVAAQERIASGNLIDTAPEWLGDARLDWQASPALKLSLTLEHVGEYFMNPANTVAYPGHTVFGARAGYAFAEGFEGYVIIRNLTDKKYADRADVGFGNERYFPGEPVNAAFGITKKF; translated from the coding sequence TTGCACCACCGGACCGGACTTGCCGCCCTCGCTGCCGCCCTGCTGGCGCCTTGCGCCCTGGCCGAAATGCCCCAGCGGCTCGAGCCTGTCGAAGTCTATGGCGATCGTCCGCGTGAGGCCCCGGGCGCCCGCTCCGTGCTGGACGCCCAGCTCATCGCGGACACTGCCGCCGACCGCCCCGCCGAAATCCTGAACCAGGCGCCCGCCGTCAACATCCAGATGAACTCCGGGCAGGAACATCTGATTTCCATCCGCTCGCCGGTGCTGACCGGCGGGGCCGGGCAGGGCAGCTTCCTCATCCTTGAGAACGGCGTCCCGATCCGCTCGCCCGCTTTCGGCAACGTCAATTCCCTGATCGAGCCGCATCATGAAATTGCCGACGCCATCGAGATCATCCGCGGCCCGGCCAGCGCCAAGTATGGCTCCAACGCGGTCCACGGCCTCCTGAACTTCATCCTGCCGGATGCTTCCAGCCCCCAATCCCACCGCCTCAGCTACAACACGCTGGACCGCTGGCGCGCCGACGCCTCGGTCAATCTCGGCAGCGCCACCCGCCTCAACCTCTCCCTGATGGACGACGCCGGCTGGCGCGACGATACCGCCAGCCAGCAGCAGAAACTCTCCCTCGTCACCGATGCCTCCTTCGGCGAATGGGGCACGTCCATCTGGCTCGCCGCCTCCAGCCTCAATCAGGAAACCGCCAGCTTCATCCAGGGGCCGGACGCCTACAAGGACCGCGACCTGGCCAAGACCAATCCCAATCCGGAAGCCTTCCGCGATGCCTGGTCGGCCCGCCTCGGCGCGCGCCTCTCCCGCGAGCTTGGCCCCGGCACGCTGACCCTCACGCCGAACATCCACACCCAGGCGATGATCTTCTCCCAGCATTTCCTGCCCTATGGCGGCATCGAGAAGAACGGCCACACCGGCGGCGGTGTGCTCGCGCGTTACGAGTTTGCCCCCACCGGCCCCGTCCAGTGGCGGATTGGCGCCGATACGGACTTCGCCACCGGATACCTGCGCGAGATCCAGCCCGGCCCCCATCCCAGCCCGAACTTCCCGCAGGGCATCCATTACGACTACACCGTCGACACCGCCGTCTTCGCCCTCTGGGCCGAAGCCGACTGGCAGCTTGCCGGCGATCTCCGCCTCCTCGCCGGCCTGCGCGGCGAAACCCATGGCTATCACTACACCACCCGCGCCCCCGCTGGCATCAATGGCCGCTTCAATGTCCCGGCAGACCGCAGCGACGATTTCTCCTTCCTCACGCCCAAGCTTGGCCTCGTCTGGGACCGTTCCTGGGGCGCGCTCTATGCCAATTATGCGCGCGGCGCCCGCGCCCCGCAGGTGTCGGATCTTTACCGTCTGCAAAGCCTCCAGCTGCCGGGCCAGATCAACGCCGAAACGCTGGACAGCCTCGAACTCGGCGCCCGCGGCGCGCTGCTCTATGGCCACCTCACCTTCGATGTCGCCGCCTGGTGGATGGAGAAGGAAAACTTTTTCTTCCGCGACTCCGATGGCCTGAATGTGCCAGATGGCTCCACCCGCCATTATGGCGTTGACGCTGAAGCAAGCCTTCGGCTTACGGATTATCTCTCCCTCTCCGGCAATCTCGCCTGGAGCGAGCAGACCTACACCTTCAACCGTCCCGTGGTCGCCGCGCAGGAGCGGATCGCCTCCGGAAACCTCATCGACACGGCCCCTGAATGGCTTGGCGATGCGCGGCTCGACTGGCAGGCAAGCCCGGCTCTGAAGCTCTCCCTCACGCTGGAACATGTCGGCGAATATTTCATGAACCCCGCCAATACGGTCGCCTATCCGGGGCACACTGTGTTTGGCGCGCGGGCTGGCTATGCCTTCGCCGAAGGGTTTGAAGGCTATGTCATTATCCGTAACCTGACGGATAAAAAGTATGCGGATCGCGCCGATGTGGGATTCGGCAATGAGCGCTATTTCCCCGGAGAGCCCGTCAATGCGGCCTTCGGCATCACGAAAAAATTCTAG
- a CDS encoding glutathione S-transferase family protein — protein MKLYHSPMAPNPDRVVFFLRAKGKLDQVELQEISIMNQEHKKEDYREVSPFSQVPALILDDGTKLTESRAICTYFEGIFPEPNLMGSDAKEKALIEMWDRRVELMFFIQFATWFRNSHPMMAPLEVPQSAEAAAKAEKAARKMAERFDQHLATHEFVAADRFSIADITLFIACGFCRVMKWAPHKDLPDLGRWYQAMAARGFAG, from the coding sequence ATGAAACTCTATCATAGTCCGATGGCGCCCAATCCGGACCGCGTCGTTTTCTTCCTGCGTGCCAAGGGCAAGCTGGATCAGGTCGAGTTGCAGGAAATCTCGATCATGAACCAGGAGCACAAGAAGGAAGACTACCGCGAAGTCTCGCCTTTCTCGCAAGTGCCCGCCTTGATCCTTGATGATGGCACCAAGCTCACCGAGAGCCGCGCCATCTGCACCTATTTCGAAGGCATCTTCCCGGAGCCGAACCTGATGGGATCGGACGCGAAGGAGAAAGCGCTGATCGAGATGTGGGACCGGCGTGTGGAGCTGATGTTCTTCATCCAGTTTGCCACATGGTTCCGCAATTCCCACCCGATGATGGCGCCGCTGGAAGTGCCCCAAAGCGCGGAGGCTGCCGCCAAGGCGGAGAAGGCGGCCCGCAAGATGGCGGAACGCTTCGACCAGCATCTGGCAACCCATGAATTTGTCGCTGCCGATCGCTTCTCGATCGCAGACATCACGCTCTTCATCGCCTGCGGTTTCTGCCGTGTCATGAAATGGGCTCCGCACAAGGATCTTCCAGATCTTGGCCGCTGGTACCAGGCCATGGCCGCCCGCGGCTTCGCCGGCTGA
- a CDS encoding M1 family metallopeptidase, with protein MRFLTVALLAGACLIGANFVGACAQRSVWTVPVQIASNEALAKVAPVGRLSGTARPVAYRVDLDLDPRETHFSGHVEIDIELAAATNGIWMHGDDLGVSRVTATAGGETVEASWAEVLDTGVVWVGFPRRLESRRVTIAIDYTAAFDTSLAGLFRVESQGNWYALAKSESIQARRFLPGFDEPGFKAPFEVSITVPEGMHAIANTPEVAREPAGDGYETIRFAPSRPLSTYLLSTAVGNFDKVDRPPLPPNDVRRFAVPLTGYTRAGKGEELGFALDLTPEMMRVFEEMLGQPYPYDKLDIIAAPQWPSGATELAAAITYREGRILRGENAGPSLVRALKEIHAHEIAHMWFGNLVTPPWWDDLWLKEAFATWSETAVLAIMEPDNNHELAAVADGLSAMGLDSLKGVRAVAEPISRNEDVRNAYDAITYSKGQSVIRMVDTYFGPEVLRPALGRYIARFADGEADSARFYDAIGKASGERAIGQVFQSFVTQPGVPVVSARPVCSAGIAKIEFSQARYRPIGSEIEPGAQWIIPVCAAWQDGANSGEVCTLLNAPKRTVDVRGAICPDVIVPNAKGSGYYRFDLPAENWRALTENFASLEPREALVSLDSAQAGFNAGTLGAAEYLGLLEAALTHPHGTVLISTLGAWDALFVQLGEGAGPAQARASAVLASLAAPSEPEAQMRLRAFRAGSLHEPEARAALIAEADAFLAGRGELSSDLYAAALRAALEDGGTAMFDRVVEATSRIDDAVFLQAAANTLGATASPEDAARALALIYDGGISQQVSFSLAMSLMNNPAHRQATWDRVRSDFPGFVSRLPSQLRRASPRLARAFCDPSVIPELDALFATGARELAGHERALAETKESLTLCAAQRAHALDVLGPVLSGPEMPQKDTE; from the coding sequence ATGCGGTTTCTGACAGTGGCGCTTCTTGCAGGCGCCTGTCTGATTGGGGCCAACTTTGTTGGCGCCTGTGCCCAGCGTTCGGTGTGGACGGTGCCCGTCCAGATCGCTTCCAATGAAGCGCTTGCCAAAGTCGCGCCCGTCGGCCGCCTGTCTGGCACGGCTCGCCCGGTCGCTTACCGGGTCGATCTCGATCTGGACCCCCGCGAAACGCATTTCTCCGGCCATGTGGAAATCGACATCGAGCTGGCCGCCGCCACCAATGGAATCTGGATGCATGGCGATGATCTGGGTGTTTCCCGTGTCACGGCCACGGCAGGCGGGGAAACGGTCGAGGCGAGCTGGGCAGAGGTGCTCGATACCGGCGTCGTCTGGGTCGGTTTCCCGCGCCGTCTTGAATCCCGCCGCGTCACCATCGCGATAGATTACACCGCCGCCTTCGATACCAGCCTCGCCGGCCTCTTCCGCGTCGAATCCCAGGGCAACTGGTACGCGCTCGCCAAGTCCGAAAGCATTCAGGCCCGCCGCTTCCTGCCGGGCTTCGATGAGCCGGGCTTCAAGGCGCCGTTCGAGGTGTCGATCACCGTGCCCGAAGGCATGCACGCGATTGCCAACACACCGGAAGTCGCGCGCGAGCCTGCCGGGGATGGCTATGAGACGATCCGCTTTGCGCCCTCTCGTCCGCTCTCCACCTATCTTCTGTCCACGGCCGTTGGAAACTTCGACAAGGTGGACCGCCCGCCGCTGCCGCCCAATGATGTGCGCCGCTTTGCCGTTCCGCTCACGGGTTACACGCGCGCGGGCAAGGGCGAGGAACTCGGCTTCGCGCTGGATCTCACGCCGGAGATGATGCGCGTCTTTGAAGAGATGCTGGGCCAGCCCTATCCCTATGACAAGCTCGACATCATCGCCGCGCCGCAATGGCCTTCGGGCGCTACGGAGCTTGCCGCCGCCATCACCTACCGCGAAGGCCGCATCCTGCGCGGGGAGAATGCCGGGCCGTCACTCGTCCGGGCGCTGAAGGAAATCCACGCGCATGAGATTGCCCATATGTGGTTTGGTAATCTCGTCACCCCGCCCTGGTGGGATGATCTCTGGCTGAAGGAGGCTTTCGCCACCTGGAGCGAAACAGCCGTCCTCGCCATCATGGAGCCGGACAATAATCACGAGCTGGCCGCCGTCGCCGATGGCCTCTCCGCCATGGGGCTCGACAGTCTCAAGGGCGTGCGCGCTGTGGCCGAGCCGATCAGCCGCAATGAAGATGTCCGCAACGCTTACGACGCGATTACCTATTCCAAAGGCCAGTCGGTCATCCGCATGGTCGACACCTATTTCGGGCCGGAAGTCCTGCGCCCGGCGCTTGGCCGCTACATCGCCCGTTTCGCCGATGGCGAGGCAGACAGCGCCCGCTTCTATGACGCCATCGGCAAGGCGAGTGGCGAGCGTGCTATCGGGCAGGTGTTTCAAAGCTTCGTCACCCAGCCCGGCGTGCCGGTCGTGTCCGCCCGCCCGGTCTGCAGTGCTGGCATTGCGAAGATCGAATTCAGCCAGGCGCGCTACCGCCCCATTGGGTCTGAGATCGAGCCCGGCGCCCAATGGATCATCCCGGTCTGCGCGGCCTGGCAGGACGGCGCCAATAGCGGGGAAGTCTGCACTCTGCTGAATGCGCCCAAGCGTACGGTCGATGTCCGCGGCGCCATCTGCCCGGATGTCATCGTGCCCAATGCCAAAGGCTCGGGCTATTACCGGTTTGATCTGCCTGCGGAGAACTGGCGCGCCCTGACGGAAAACTTTGCCAGCCTTGAGCCGCGCGAAGCCCTCGTCTCGCTCGACAGCGCGCAGGCGGGTTTCAATGCCGGCACGCTCGGCGCCGCCGAATATCTCGGCCTGCTGGAAGCCGCGCTCACCCATCCGCATGGCACGGTGCTTATTTCTACCCTCGGCGCATGGGACGCGCTCTTTGTCCAGCTGGGCGAAGGCGCCGGCCCGGCGCAGGCCCGCGCCTCGGCGGTGCTCGCCAGTCTTGCCGCGCCATCAGAGCCCGAAGCCCAGATGCGCCTGCGCGCCTTCCGCGCCGGCTCTCTCCATGAGCCCGAAGCCCGCGCCGCGCTGATCGCCGAGGCAGATGCTTTCCTCGCTGGCCGGGGCGAGCTTTCCAGCGATCTCTACGCCGCCGCCCTGCGCGCCGCGCTCGAAGATGGCGGCACCGCGATGTTCGACCGCGTGGTCGAAGCAACCTCCCGCATCGATGACGCTGTCTTCCTGCAGGCCGCGGCCAACACGCTCGGCGCCACCGCGTCGCCCGAAGACGCGGCCCGCGCGCTGGCCCTGATCTATGATGGCGGCATCAGCCAGCAGGTCAGCTTCTCGCTCGCCATGAGCCTGATGAATAATCCCGCCCACCGTCAGGCAACCTGGGACCGGGTCCGGTCGGATTTCCCCGGCTTCGTCTCGCGTCTCCCATCCCAGCTTCGCCGGGCCTCGCCCCGTCTGGCGCGGGCCTTCTGCGACCCGTCGGTCATCCCGGAACTTGATGCCCTGTTCGCCACCGGCGCGCGCGAGCTTGCCGGCCATGAGCGCGCACTCGCCGAGACGAAGGAGTCGCTCACCCTATGCGCGGCTCAACGCGCCCATGCCCTCGATGTCCTCGGCCCGGTCCTGAGCGGGCCGGAAATGCCTCAAAAAGACACAGAGTGA
- a CDS encoding SDR family NAD(P)-dependent oxidoreductase has protein sequence MSEQPPYQELSRSIKGKTALITGAASGMGRATAHLFAREGANVAVTDLKQENVDKVVNEIKAAGIDHVKGWALDVGDGAAIKRVVDEAAAHFGGMDILVNNAGFAIPGQVGEESYEDSWGPSINVMLTSHQRAIRAALPYMRKNGWGRIVNIASTEGLGATPGNSPYVAAKHGVIGLTRGLAVDLGREGITVNCICPGPIITGITAGISNEHKEIYAKRRVPLRRYGIPEEVANMTLSLVLPAASFLNGVHIPVDGGLTIKNA, from the coding sequence ATGAGCGAACAACCGCCCTATCAGGAATTATCCAGAAGTATCAAAGGCAAGACGGCGCTGATCACCGGCGCGGCCAGCGGGATGGGGCGGGCGACCGCCCACCTCTTTGCGCGGGAGGGGGCCAATGTGGCCGTCACCGACCTGAAACAGGAAAACGTCGATAAAGTCGTCAATGAAATCAAGGCAGCCGGCATTGATCACGTCAAGGGCTGGGCGCTGGACGTCGGCGATGGCGCGGCGATCAAGCGGGTGGTGGATGAAGCAGCGGCGCATTTCGGCGGGATGGATATCCTCGTCAATAATGCGGGGTTCGCCATTCCGGGCCAGGTCGGAGAGGAAAGCTATGAGGACAGCTGGGGGCCGAGCATCAATGTGATGCTGACCTCGCACCAGCGGGCGATCCGGGCGGCCCTGCCCTATATGCGCAAGAACGGCTGGGGGCGGATAGTCAACATCGCGTCCACCGAAGGATTGGGGGCAACGCCGGGCAACTCTCCCTATGTGGCGGCCAAGCATGGCGTGATCGGCCTGACGCGCGGCCTGGCGGTGGACCTGGGGCGCGAGGGCATCACGGTGAACTGCATCTGCCCCGGCCCCATCATTACCGGCATCACCGCCGGAATTTCCAATGAACACAAGGAAATATACGCAAAACGTCGCGTACCGCTTCGGCGATATGGCATTCCCGAGGAAGTGGCGAACATGACGCTCTCACTGGTTTTGCCCGCGGCGAGCTTCCTCAATGGCGTGCATATCCCGGTCGATGGCGGGCTGACGATCAAGAACGCCTGA